Below is a genomic region from Citrobacter tructae.
GCTTGCGCGCCGCAGGTTCCAGATTTGCCAGTAATGCCGTCAGCCAGGCATCCATTTTCTGCAGTTCATCCACGGCTCACCGTCCACATTTCTTCCGGCACATCCGGCTCAGGCTCCGCCTTAACGGTAGAGGTCCCGCCCTCCGAACTCACCAGAATGCGTTCTGTCAGTTGCAGGTCCAGACTGATGTCGCAAATGTCATTGCGCAAAATATCCACCTCAAAAGAAAACAGCTTTTCACGCAGCGCCGGGTTATTGATAGCATCCGGCTGATTCTCCATCAGCCACAGCAGCACCGGGGCCATCAGCAGATTCTGGTCGCCGCTGAAATCCTCAATCACCACATTCAGGGTGTAACGGTATTCCCACGACATGGACATCGCACCAGTAGCCACCAGGGAACCGTTGTCCACGAACAGATGCAACTTGTCGGGATTATCGCGCACATACGGCACTGCGTTATTCAGGGCGCTGCGTAAGGATTGCGGCTTGTTCACTGTTTCGCTCCTGACACGCAACTATCGTGTCGACTTTGTCAGCACAGGCCGCCCAAGCGGCCTCTGTTTCATCCAGCGCCGCATTCAGATCACCGTTACTGCGCGGCGCTGACCTTTCCAGGCGGCACTGCGTCACTCTGGGACAGCCATTCACGGTAAGCTGCACCTCCGGCAAGGGCAGGACGTTCGCGCAGCCTGATAATGTCAGCAGGCAAAGGAGCATCAGCCCAGCTGCGTAAATCCTCGTTTTCACGTTTCAGTTCCTCGATCCGGCGCTGGCGGCTTCGCAGCATTGCGATGGTCTGTTCCGCTGCCGCATAAAGCCGCGTCTGCTCCCGGCTGTTGGTTTCGGTCAGAATGTACAGACCGATCAACTGACTGTTTTTCTTCGTCAGTTCCTGCGCTTTACTTTTCAGCTCCGCGCCCTGCGTCTCAATGATGTGACTGGCATTGTTAAGCCGCCACGACTGCCAGCCCAGCGCAACAAGAACCAGCACCAGCCCTACCACAAGTGCGCGCGTCACGCTCCAGTACCTTTCAGACACCAGGCCATTTCCCGCGCGCGGCGGTTCTCCAGACCTTTATTTTTCACACCGTTAACGTAAATCCAGCGCGGTAGCTGGTTGCATGCCTGCCAC
It encodes:
- a CDS encoding phage tail protein, coding for MNKPQSLRSALNNAVPYVRDNPDKLHLFVDNGSLVATGAMSMSWEYRYTLNVVIEDFSGDQNLLMAPVLLWLMENQPDAINNPALREKLFSFEVDILRNDICDISLDLQLTERILVSSEGGTSTVKAEPEPDVPEEMWTVSRG
- the lysC gene encoding Rz1-like lysis system protein LysC (LysC is an Rz1-like component of a phage lytic system, substantially overlapping although not fully embedded in the gene for the Rz-like LysB component.); translated protein: MLTLSGCANVLPLPEVQLTVNGCPRVTQCRLERSAPRSNGDLNAALDETEAAWAACADKVDTIVACQERNSEQAAILTQRPE
- the lysB gene encoding Rz-like lysis system protein LysB (The gene for this Rz-like phage lysis system protein may overlap extensively with the gene for the other spanin subunit, the Rz1-like protein in the outer membrane.); the protein is MTRALVVGLVLVLVALGWQSWRLNNASHIIETQGAELKSKAQELTKKNSQLIGLYILTETNSREQTRLYAAAEQTIAMLRSRQRRIEELKRENEDLRSWADAPLPADIIRLRERPALAGGAAYREWLSQSDAVPPGKVSAAQ